A window of Apium graveolens cultivar Ventura chromosome 8, ASM990537v1, whole genome shotgun sequence contains these coding sequences:
- the LOC141677917 gene encoding delta-1-pyrroline-5-carboxylate synthase-like, with amino-acid sequence MEGVDSTRAFLRNVKRIVIKVGTAVVTRADGRLAVGRLGALCEQIEELNYQGYEIILVASGAVGVGRQRLRYRRLVNSSFAELQKPQHELDGKACAAVGQNGLMAIYDTLFSQLDVTSAQLLVTDNDFKDPNFRKQLTETVKSLLSLKVVPIFNENDAISTRRAPYEDSSGIFWDNDSLAALLALELKADLLVLLSDVDGLYSGPPSDPKSKLIHTYVKERFEGVITFGEKSRLGRGGMTAKVKSAVCAADAGIPVIITSGLAGGNIIKVLRGERIGTLFHRDANKWVPVEHIGVRDMAVAARESSRRLQAISSKERSKILLDIADALQANEKQILAENEADVAVAQQAGYEKSLISRLELKSEKISSLANAIRVLANMKDPIGHVLKRTELADGLVLEKTASPLGVLLIIFESRPEALVQIASLAIRSGNGLLLKGGKEAKRSNTILHKVVTSAIPQSVGEKLIGLVTSREEIPELLKLDEMIDLVIPRGSNELVSQIKASTKIPVLGHADGICHVYVDKSANIEMAKQIVLDAKTDYPAACNAMETLIVHKDLMQSGALNELIMELKIKGVDIYGGEKVSSLLNVPEAQSFRHEYSSLACTVVLVEDVYAAIDHIHRHGSEHTDCIVAEDSEVAEVFLHLVNSASVFRNASTRFSDGFRFGLGAEVGISTSRIHARGPVGVEGLLTTRWIARGNGQIVNGDKGVVYTHKDLTQKA; translated from the exons ATGGAAGGAGTGGATTCAACTCGTGCTTTTCTCAGAAATGTTAAGCGTATTGTTATCAAG GTTGGGACAGCTGTTGTCACCCGTGCTGATGGAAGATTGGCGGTTGGACGACTAGGAGCCCTTTGTGAGCAG ATTGAAGAATTGAACTACCAAGGATATGAAATTATTTTGGTGGCATCAGGTGCTGTTGGGGTTGGGCGCCAGCGGCTTAGATACAGGAGATTAGTGAACAGCAG CTTTGCTGAACTCCAAAAACCACAACATGAGCTTGATGGGAAGGCTTGTGCAGCTGTTGGACAAAATGGTCTAATGGCCATCTATGACACATTGTTTAGTCag CTGGATGTGACATCAGCACAACTCCTTGTAACTGACAATGATTTTAAGGACCCTAATTTCAGAAAGCAACTGACTGAAACAGTAAAATCGTTATTGTCTTTAAAAGTTGTTCCCATTTTTAATGAAAATGATGCTATTAGCACCAGGAGAGCTCCGTATGAG GACTCTTCTGGTATATTCTGGGACAATGACAGTTTGGCAGCTCTTCTAGCTTTGGAGCTTAAAGCTGACCTTCTTGTTCTGTTGAGTGATGTCGATGGCCTTTATAGTGGCCCTCCTAGTGATCCCAAATCAAAGCTGATCCATACATACGTTAAAGAGAGATTTGAGGGAGTAATAACATTTGGAGAGAAGTCAAGGCTGGGAAGAGGGGGTATGACTGCAAAAGTAAAATCTGCTGTTTGTGCAGCTGATGCTGGGATCCCAGTCATTATTACTAG TGGCTTAGCCGGTGGCAATATAATCAAAGTTCTTCGAGGAGAGCGTATCGGTACTCTTTTTCACCGAGATGCTAACAAATGGGTCCCAGTCGAACATATTGGTGTACGTGATATGGCTGTTGCTGCAAGAGAGAGTTCCAGACGTCTTCAG GCTATTTCCTCAAAGGAGAGGAGCAAGATTTTGCTGGACATAGCTGATGCGCTGCAAGCAAATGAAAAACAAATTTTGGCTGAAAATGAAGCTGATGTAGCTGTTGCGCAACAGGCCGGATACGAAAAATCACTAATTTCACGATTAGAATTGAAGTCTGAGAAG ATTTCAAGCCTTGCAAATGCTATCCGTGTGCTCGCAAACATGAAGGATCCAATTGGTCATGTTTTGAAAAGGACTGAA CTTGCAGATGGACTTGTCTTGGAGAAGACTGCATCTCCCTTGGGGGTTCTTCTGATTATATTTGAGTCCCGTCCAGAAGCTTTAGTACAG ATCGCTTCACTGGCAATCCGCTCTGGCAATGGACTCCTTCTTAAAGGAGGAAAGGAAGCGAAGCGGTCAAACACTATCTTGCACAAG GTTGTTACTTCAGCTATTCCACAGAGTGTTGGTGAAAAACTAATAGGACTTGTGACCTCCAGAGAAGAGATTCCGGAGTTGCTCAAG CTTGATGAAATGATTGATCTTGTGATTCCAAGAGGCAGCAATGAACTAGTATCTCAAATCAAGGCTTCAACTAAAATTCCGGTCCTGGGCCATGCTG ATGGAATTTGTCATGTTTATGTTGATAAATCTGCCAATATCGAAATGGCAAAGCAAATTGTTTTGGATGCTAAAACGGATTATCCTGCAGCCTGTAATGCAATG GAAACACTTATTGTTCACAAGGATTTGATGCAGAGTGGTGCTCTTAATGAGCTTATCATGGAGCTTAAAATTAAAG GTGTTGATATATATGGTGGTGAAAAGGTGAGTTCTTTACTGAATGTTCCAGAGGCCCAATCATTTCGTCATGAGTACAGCTCGCTGGCTTGTACTGTTGTACTTGTGGAGGATGTATATGCTGCGATTGACCATATACATCGGCATGGAAG TGAGCACACTGATTGCATAGTAGCAGAAGACTCAGAGGTTGCAGAAGTCTTTCTACATCTGGTCAACAG TGCTTCTGTATTTCGCAACGCTAGCACAAGATTTAGTGATGGATTTCGTTTCGGACTAGGAGCAGAG GTCGGCATCAGTACAAGCAGAATTCATGCTCGTGGTCCTGTGGGAGTGGAGGGTTTACTTACAACTCGATG GATTGCTAGGGGAAATGGTCAAATTGTGAATGGTGATAAGGGGGTTGTTTACACTCACAAGGACCTCACTCAGAAAGCTTAG
- the LOC141677918 gene encoding uncharacterized protein At2g39795, mitochondrial-like — protein MALPSLLRRSVSRAAPLAARFISGKSNLHTHTPSLYAVVQSNLAAKVVVPTAFRNYSASSAALKTTNTSDQTLVKIIDAEIVCAEESDENPEVMDAPQGFPFSIEDVPGQQTITLSRKYQDETITVEVHMPDLVTGEGDEDDNDDDEKPSQSHVPLIVKVAKRHNFILEFNCTAYPDEISIDSMSVKKPDSPEDEIAYEGPDFSDLDENLQKAFHKYLEIRGIKPSTTNFLHEYMINKDSREYMMWLKNLKKFVQA, from the exons ATGGCTCTCCCTTCACTTCTCCGCCGATCTGTTTCACGCGCCGCCCCTCTCGCCGCCCGATTTATCTCGGGCAAGAGCAATCTACACACTCACACACCATCTCTATACGCCGTCGTTCAATCTAATCTCGCCGCCAAGGTCGTGGTCCCCACCGCGTTCCGTAACTACTCTGCCTCGTCAGCTGCTCTTAAGACAACTAACACTTCTGATCAGACGCTTGTTAAAATTATTGATGCCGAGATCGTTTGCGCTGAGGAGTCTGATGAGAACCCTGAG GTCATGGATGCTCCTCAAGGTTTCCCTTTTAGTATTGAAGATGTGCCCGGGCAACAAACAATTACTTTGTCCAGAAAGTATCAAGATGAGACCATTACAGTTGAGGTTCACATGCCTGATCTTGTAACTGGTGAAGGTGATGAGGATGACAACGATGATGATGAGAAGCCTAGCCAATCTCATGTCCCACTCATCGTCAAAGTTGCCAAGAGGCACAATTTTATATTGGAATTCAATTGTACTGCATATCCTGATGAAATATCCATCGACAGCATGTCAGTTAAGAAGCCTGATAGTCCTGAAGATGAAATTGCATATGAAGGACCCGATTTCTC GGACTTGGATGAGAATCTGCAGAAGGCTTTTCACAAGTATTTGGAAATCAGGGGTATCAAGCCTAGCACCACCAATTTCCTTCACGAGTACATGATCAACAAAGATTCCAGGGAATACATGATGTGGTTGAAGAACCTTAAGAAGTTTGTGCAGGCATAA